The following are encoded together in the Coffea arabica cultivar ET-39 chromosome 1c, Coffea Arabica ET-39 HiFi, whole genome shotgun sequence genome:
- the LOC113732892 gene encoding 1-aminocyclopropane-1-carboxylate oxidase homolog 11-like isoform X1: MGYLKPLDASMSNLKRTRCICILQMDAKASGSIPSTELFRKTTLPLGGMLWVSISRMVLWTLKLYPSFAVRKEVSEYMKHMIKLRDVLSELLSEALGLSSDHLARIECMESEHLSCLYYPPCPEPNLTLGLLKHSDTTFFTTVVQDDKGGLQVFHQDQWVNVLPVPGALLANIGDLMQLITNDKFKSAEHRVLARCVGSRVSTACCFFPSSSHLFKPYGPIKELLSETNPPLYREVSNMEYTTAYQKNVRHRTSTLALFKL, translated from the exons ATGGGATACTTGAAGCCACTCGACGCTTCCATGAGCAACCTAAAGAGGACAAGATGCATTTGTATTCTGCAGATGGACGCCAAAGCGTCAGGTTCTATACCATCAACGGAACTTTTCAGGAAAACCACGTTGCCTCTTGGAGGGATGCTCTGGGTTTCAATTTCCCGGATGGTGTTGTGGACTCTCAAGCTTTACCCCTCGTTTGCAGTTAG AAAGGAAGTCTCTGAGTACATGAAGCATATGATCAAGTTGAGGGATGTGTTATCTGAATTGTTATCAGAGGCTTTAGGACTAAGCAGCGATCATCTGGCAAGAATTGAATGTATGGAAAGCGAGCACCTGTCTTGCCTCTATTACCCACCCTGCCCTGAGCCAAACCTGACCTTAGGCCTATTAAAGCACTCGGATACGACATTTTTTACTACTGTAGTGCAGGATGACAAAGGTGGTCTCCAAGTGTTTCATCAAGATCAGTGGGTCAATGTGCTCCCAGTTCCAGGAGCTCTACTTGCAAATATTGGGGATCTGATGCAG CTTATTACCAATGACAAGTTCAAGAGTGCAGAGCACAGAGTATTGGCTAGGTGTGTTGGTTCAAGAGTATCAACAGCATGCTGCTTCTTCCCCAGTTCCAGTCATCTGTTTAAGCCATATGGACCAATAAAGGAGCTTCTGTCTGAAACCAACCCACCTTTATACAGGGAAGTTAGTAACATGGAATACACTACTGCATACCAGAAAAATGTAAGGCACCGGACTTCAACTCTGGCACTATTCAAGCTTTGA
- the LOC113732892 gene encoding 1-aminocyclopropane-1-carboxylate oxidase homolog 11-like isoform X2, whose amino-acid sequence MGYLKPLDASMSNLKRTRCICILQMDAKASGSIPSTELFRKTTLPLGGMLWVSISRMVLWTLKLYPSFAVRKEVSEYMKHMIKLRDVLSELLSEALGLSSDHLARIECMESEHLSCLYYPPCPEPNLTLGLLKHSDTTFFTTVVQDDKGGLQVFHQDQWVNVLPVPGALLANIGDLMQFKSAEHRVLARCVGSRVSTACCFFPSSSHLFKPYGPIKELLSETNPPLYREVSNMEYTTAYQKNVRHRTSTLALFKL is encoded by the exons ATGGGATACTTGAAGCCACTCGACGCTTCCATGAGCAACCTAAAGAGGACAAGATGCATTTGTATTCTGCAGATGGACGCCAAAGCGTCAGGTTCTATACCATCAACGGAACTTTTCAGGAAAACCACGTTGCCTCTTGGAGGGATGCTCTGGGTTTCAATTTCCCGGATGGTGTTGTGGACTCTCAAGCTTTACCCCTCGTTTGCAGTTAG AAAGGAAGTCTCTGAGTACATGAAGCATATGATCAAGTTGAGGGATGTGTTATCTGAATTGTTATCAGAGGCTTTAGGACTAAGCAGCGATCATCTGGCAAGAATTGAATGTATGGAAAGCGAGCACCTGTCTTGCCTCTATTACCCACCCTGCCCTGAGCCAAACCTGACCTTAGGCCTATTAAAGCACTCGGATACGACATTTTTTACTACTGTAGTGCAGGATGACAAAGGTGGTCTCCAAGTGTTTCATCAAGATCAGTGGGTCAATGTGCTCCCAGTTCCAGGAGCTCTACTTGCAAATATTGGGGATCTGATGCAG TTCAAGAGTGCAGAGCACAGAGTATTGGCTAGGTGTGTTGGTTCAAGAGTATCAACAGCATGCTGCTTCTTCCCCAGTTCCAGTCATCTGTTTAAGCCATATGGACCAATAAAGGAGCTTCTGTCTGAAACCAACCCACCTTTATACAGGGAAGTTAGTAACATGGAATACACTACTGCATACCAGAAAAATGTAAGGCACCGGACTTCAACTCTGGCACTATTCAAGCTTTGA